Proteins encoded in a region of the Zunongwangia endophytica genome:
- a CDS encoding phosphatidate cytidylyltransferase produces MKEAIIRTVSGLLYISILVASILSSELIFIGLFYILGLICLIEMQKLLHLKSYALYGVQALLFYLFSFLKFDQNATLILLAVTIFVNLFLVKDLLVIRKIPVFEKKKYIIIIFYLISSVIFLTLIPTIDGEFKPKLVVGIFGLIWTNDTFAYIVGKNFGKRKLFERISPNKTVEGFIGGIIFTAIVSYFIADYTAFLNPIDWVGLAIFISVFGTLGDLIQSKFKRQAGVKDSGNLMPGHGGLFDRLDSIIFAAPFVYAYLYLLNYVS; encoded by the coding sequence ATGAAGGAAGCGATAATAAGAACAGTATCAGGATTACTATATATATCAATATTAGTAGCCTCTATCCTTTCTTCAGAATTAATATTTATTGGTCTTTTCTATATCCTTGGGCTCATTTGCTTAATTGAAATGCAAAAATTATTGCATTTAAAAAGCTACGCATTATATGGTGTACAAGCCTTACTATTTTATCTTTTTAGTTTTTTAAAGTTTGACCAAAATGCCACTTTAATTCTCTTGGCAGTTACCATATTTGTAAATCTATTTTTAGTTAAAGATTTACTTGTTATTCGAAAAATACCGGTTTTCGAAAAGAAAAAATATATTATTATAATATTCTATCTTATTTCTTCAGTTATATTTTTAACGCTCATTCCTACTATCGATGGAGAGTTTAAACCGAAGTTAGTTGTAGGGATATTTGGCTTAATTTGGACTAACGATACTTTTGCCTATATTGTAGGTAAGAACTTCGGTAAACGTAAATTATTTGAAAGAATATCTCCTAACAAGACTGTTGAAGGCTTTATTGGAGGAATAATATTTACCGCAATTGTAAGTTATTTTATAGCAGATTATACTGCATTTTTAAATCCGATAGACTGGGTTGGTTTAGCTATTTTCATCAGTGTTTTTGGTACTTTAGGTGATCTAATTCAATCTAAGTTTAAACGTCAGGCAGGCGTAAAAGATAGCGGAAACTTGATGCCGGGGCACGGTGGCTTGTTTGACCGATTAGATAGTATTATTTTTGCCGCCCCATTTGTCTATGCTTACTTATACCTTTTAAATTATGTTTCATAA
- a CDS encoding LUD domain-containing protein, whose translation MNLFRRFLNPNKSKSDKDQDTPDKADRGKYMPEVKLPTDERFMLNFKNNGGKFLYCEDEAEIQEAFDNILLENDWYEKQCCCFDENLKNKFDSFNLDFNLSANAPFFLSTCEYLIANDGSILISSNQIKERKLRELPADFIILSSTSQLIDTIGEGLRGIKFKNKQRIPSNITTIKNFEPQKESDFMSYGSSSKNLYLLLLEDL comes from the coding sequence ATGAATCTATTTAGAAGATTCTTAAACCCTAATAAATCTAAATCAGATAAAGATCAGGATACTCCTGATAAAGCTGATCGTGGGAAGTATATGCCTGAGGTAAAACTCCCTACCGACGAGCGTTTTATGCTGAATTTTAAAAATAACGGGGGTAAATTTTTGTATTGTGAAGATGAGGCTGAAATTCAAGAAGCCTTTGATAATATTCTTTTAGAAAACGATTGGTACGAAAAGCAGTGTTGTTGCTTTGATGAAAATCTAAAAAATAAATTTGATAGTTTCAATTTAGATTTTAATTTATCTGCAAACGCTCCCTTTTTTCTTTCTACTTGCGAATATCTAATTGCCAATGATGGATCTATTTTAATTTCCAGCAACCAGATAAAAGAGCGCAAACTTAGAGAGTTACCGGCAGATTTTATTATCTTATCTTCAACAAGCCAACTAATAGACACCATTGGTGAAGGTTTGCGAGGTATTAAGTTTAAAAATAAACAACGAATCCCTTCAAATATCACCACCATTAAGAATTTTGAACCACAGAAAGAAAGTGACTTTATGAGCTACGGTAGCAGTAGTAAAAACTTGTATTTGCTTCTTCTGGAAGATCTTTAA
- the ftsH gene encoding ATP-dependent zinc metalloprotease FtsH: MAKKQSNKKIDPKKPKFSAYWIYAVIILVFLGINFFGGNSFNESSKITPQQYMNYLSEGDIDKTVVINRSIAKVYLTDEAKEKAIHKKSGESDFLSTGGGPDYSFQIGSLEKFQEDIDTIEKEDNVDAELSFDSDSNVWGDILITLLPFVLIIGIWIFIMRKMSSGGAGGAGGQIFNIGKSKAKLFDQNTDVKTSFKNVAGLEGAKEEVQEIVDFLKQPEKYTSLGGKIPKGALLVGPPGTGKTLLAKAVAGEAKVPFFSLSGSDFVEMFVGVGASRVRDLFKQAKEKSPSIIFIDEIDAIGRARGKSNFSGSNDERENTLNQLLTEMDGFGTNTNVIVIAATNRADVLDKALMRAGRFDRQIYVDLPDLNERREIFEVHLKPLKKVAEELDTEFLAKQTPGFSGADIANVCNEAALIAARKGNKAVGKQDFLDAVDRIVGGLEKKNKIITPNEKKAIAFHEAGHATVSWMLEHAAPLVKVTIVPRGQSLGAAWYLPEERLIVRPEQMLDEMCAALGGRAAEKVIFDKISTGALSDLEKVTKQAKAMVTIYGLNEKVGNLTYYDSSGQSEYNFTKPYSEKTSELIDKEISNLIESQYQRALDLLTENRDKLTQLAEILLDKEVIFKDDLQNIFGERPFGKDTSHLNEVRESEESAPSTSNPSTPAQSSNEGIANNPSLDK; this comes from the coding sequence ATGGCTAAAAAGCAATCAAATAAAAAAATAGATCCTAAAAAACCTAAGTTTAGTGCGTATTGGATATATGCAGTTATCATATTGGTGTTTTTAGGAATTAACTTTTTTGGAGGAAATAGTTTTAATGAATCATCGAAAATTACTCCTCAACAGTATATGAACTACCTTTCTGAGGGAGACATAGATAAAACAGTAGTAATAAATAGATCGATCGCCAAGGTATATCTTACCGATGAGGCTAAAGAAAAGGCTATCCACAAAAAAAGTGGAGAATCTGATTTCTTAAGTACTGGTGGAGGTCCAGATTACAGCTTTCAAATAGGAAGTTTAGAGAAATTTCAGGAAGATATAGATACTATTGAGAAAGAAGATAATGTAGATGCTGAACTTAGCTTCGATAGCGACAGTAATGTTTGGGGAGATATTCTAATTACGCTTCTTCCATTCGTACTGATCATCGGTATTTGGATTTTCATTATGCGTAAAATGAGTTCTGGTGGCGCAGGAGGTGCCGGTGGACAGATTTTTAATATTGGGAAATCTAAAGCAAAATTATTCGATCAAAATACAGATGTGAAGACTTCTTTTAAAAATGTTGCCGGACTTGAAGGCGCTAAAGAAGAAGTTCAGGAAATTGTAGATTTCCTTAAACAGCCAGAAAAATATACCAGCTTAGGTGGTAAAATTCCAAAGGGAGCTCTTTTAGTAGGACCTCCGGGAACTGGTAAAACCTTATTAGCTAAAGCCGTTGCCGGTGAAGCTAAAGTACCTTTCTTCTCTCTTTCAGGATCAGACTTCGTAGAGATGTTTGTTGGAGTTGGAGCTTCTAGAGTTCGTGATTTATTTAAACAAGCTAAAGAAAAATCTCCTTCAATAATTTTTATTGATGAGATTGATGCTATTGGTCGTGCTCGTGGGAAAAGTAATTTTTCAGGTTCTAATGATGAACGTGAGAATACCTTAAACCAACTATTGACTGAAATGGATGGTTTTGGAACAAACACTAATGTAATCGTTATTGCAGCAACCAACCGTGCTGATGTTTTAGATAAAGCCTTAATGCGTGCTGGTCGTTTTGACAGACAAATTTATGTAGACCTTCCAGATCTTAATGAAAGACGTGAGATCTTTGAAGTACATTTAAAACCACTTAAGAAAGTTGCAGAAGAGCTTGATACCGAATTCTTAGCTAAGCAAACTCCAGGTTTCTCTGGTGCAGATATCGCTAATGTTTGTAATGAAGCTGCGCTTATCGCTGCTAGAAAAGGTAACAAGGCGGTTGGGAAACAAGATTTCTTAGATGCGGTAGATCGTATTGTTGGAGGTCTTGAAAAGAAAAATAAGATCATTACTCCAAATGAGAAAAAAGCAATTGCTTTTCATGAAGCTGGTCACGCAACAGTAAGTTGGATGTTAGAACATGCTGCTCCACTTGTTAAAGTTACCATTGTACCACGTGGACAATCTTTAGGAGCTGCATGGTATTTACCTGAAGAACGTTTAATCGTTAGACCAGAACAGATGTTAGACGAAATGTGCGCCGCTCTTGGTGGACGTGCAGCAGAAAAAGTTATTTTTGATAAAATCTCTACCGGAGCTTTAAGTGATCTTGAAAAAGTAACTAAACAAGCGAAAGCGATGGTTACTATTTACGGTCTTAATGAGAAAGTAGGAAACCTAACTTATTACGATTCATCTGGCCAAAGTGAATACAATTTCACAAAACCATATAGTGAGAAAACTTCAGAGCTTATTGACAAAGAAATTTCTAATTTAATTGAAAGTCAATATCAAAGAGCTTTAGATCTATTAACTGAGAACAGAGATAAACTTACTCAGCTTGCTGAAATTTTATTAGATAAGGAGGTTATCTTTAAAGATGATTTACAAAATATCTTTGGAGAGCGTCCTTTCGGGAAAGATACTTCTCATTTAAATGAGGTTAGAGAAAGCGAAGAATCTGCTCCATCTACTTCAAATCCAAGTACACCTGCACAATCAAGTAATGAAGGAATCGCAAATAATCCTTCATTAGATAAATAA
- the rsfS gene encoding ribosome silencing factor yields the protein MTKKETNNDQLIAHIIKGIEDVKGNDIDILDLREIENTVCDYFVICNGTSNTQVNAIVNSVQKSVSKALKDKPWHIEGSENAEWVLMDYVNVVVHVFQKHIREFYDIGSLWGDAKITSIETKY from the coding sequence ATGACGAAAAAAGAAACAAACAACGATCAACTTATAGCACATATCATTAAGGGAATTGAAGATGTAAAGGGAAATGATATCGACATCCTCGACTTAAGAGAGATTGAAAATACAGTTTGTGATTATTTTGTTATCTGCAACGGTACTTCCAACACACAGGTAAACGCCATAGTAAATTCCGTTCAAAAATCTGTAAGCAAAGCTTTAAAAGATAAACCTTGGCATATCGAAGGTAGCGAAAATGCTGAGTGGGTTTTGATGGATTATGTAAATGTGGTTGTTCATGTATTCCAGAAACACATTAGAGAGTTTTACGACATCGGAAGTCTGTGGGGTGATGCGAAGATCACGTCGATCGAAACAAAATATTAA
- a CDS encoding biotin--[acetyl-CoA-carboxylase] ligase, producing the protein MRIIKVDAIPSTNDFVKQYYTGDSTFEPVCVSARFQTNGKGQRGAIWNVSAGKNLTFSLLYPKIKVTVNHHFLLSAVVSLSIIKVLDKFYVPKLRVKWPNDIMSANFKICGILIENILKHTDIAASVIGIGLNVNQDDFGDLKQASSMKLQTGENFNLEEVLAEILEELSAKLELLSAETETLILEEYASLMFKKDVVSTFQWSNGEYFSGIIRGVTTQGLLNVEVEDAVFRTFDLKEVKLMY; encoded by the coding sequence ATGCGTATAATCAAAGTTGATGCCATCCCCTCTACAAACGACTTCGTGAAGCAATATTATACAGGTGATTCCACTTTCGAGCCGGTATGTGTTTCAGCTCGTTTTCAAACGAATGGCAAGGGGCAAAGAGGAGCAATTTGGAATGTAAGTGCTGGCAAAAATCTAACATTCAGCTTGCTTTATCCTAAAATTAAGGTAACGGTAAACCATCATTTTTTGTTAAGCGCGGTGGTATCGTTATCGATAATAAAGGTTCTTGATAAGTTTTATGTTCCCAAATTACGGGTAAAATGGCCTAACGACATTATGTCAGCAAATTTTAAGATATGCGGCATTTTAATCGAAAATATTTTAAAGCATACTGACATCGCGGCTAGTGTAATCGGAATTGGCTTAAATGTGAACCAAGATGATTTTGGTGATTTAAAGCAGGCTTCTTCAATGAAATTGCAAACCGGTGAAAACTTTAATCTCGAAGAGGTTTTAGCTGAAATTTTAGAAGAATTATCTGCGAAGCTTGAATTACTTTCCGCAGAAACAGAAACCTTAATACTTGAAGAATATGCTTCGCTAATGTTTAAAAAAGATGTTGTTTCTACTTTCCAGTGGTCAAATGGCGAATATTTTAGCGGAATTATACGCGGAGTGACCACCCAGGGACTTTTAAATGTCGAAGTTGAAGACGCTGTTTTTAGAACTTTCGATTTGAAAGAAGTAAAATTGATGTACTAA
- a CDS encoding SRPBCC family protein — MNLESPKVTASKSKQEMYNFLTNVENYDQIMPSSKEKFEVKSSEKFIFQLKGMPEIALKIVNTDEPNLVVLGSGSDKFPFTLSIHIDEAGTGSAVQLFFNGEFNAMMAMMVKSPLQKFINSLSENISKL, encoded by the coding sequence ATGAATTTAGAAAGCCCAAAAGTAACTGCTAGTAAAAGTAAGCAAGAAATGTATAATTTCCTGACTAATGTTGAGAACTACGATCAAATTATGCCTAGTAGTAAGGAAAAATTTGAGGTGAAATCTTCTGAAAAATTTATTTTTCAACTTAAAGGAATGCCAGAAATTGCATTGAAAATTGTGAATACCGACGAACCTAATTTGGTGGTTTTAGGTTCTGGATCAGATAAATTTCCTTTTACCTTGAGTATTCATATCGATGAAGCTGGAACAGGCAGCGCAGTTCAGTTATTTTTCAATGGTGAATTTAATGCGATGATGGCCATGATGGTTAAAAGTCCATTACAGAAATTCATCAATAGCTTAAGCGAAAATATTTCAAAATTATAA
- the pyrE gene encoding orotate phosphoribosyltransferase translates to MILNKETAIKTAEVLLQIKAIKLEPQEPFTWASGWKSPIYCDNRIVLSYPLIRNFIRENFAKQVEEIYGKPDVIAAVATGAIGIGMLVAEYLSLPFVYVRPEAKSHGRKNQIEGNLEAGQTVVVIEDLISTGGSSLNAVKALRDSGANVKGMLAIFSYGFDIAKENIENANLDVHTLSNYDFLIDTAQRTSYIQESEVEILKSWRKDPANWSPQ, encoded by the coding sequence ATGATTTTAAATAAAGAAACAGCAATAAAAACTGCTGAAGTATTATTGCAAATTAAAGCAATTAAATTAGAACCACAAGAGCCATTTACATGGGCCAGTGGATGGAAGTCTCCTATTTACTGCGACAATCGTATCGTATTATCTTATCCTTTGATTAGGAATTTTATACGAGAAAATTTCGCTAAACAGGTAGAAGAAATTTATGGAAAACCAGATGTGATCGCAGCGGTAGCAACCGGTGCTATTGGCATAGGAATGCTCGTTGCAGAGTATCTAAGTCTTCCATTTGTGTATGTACGCCCCGAGGCTAAATCTCACGGAAGAAAAAACCAAATTGAAGGTAATCTTGAGGCTGGCCAAACTGTGGTGGTAATTGAAGATCTTATTAGCACAGGAGGAAGTAGCCTAAATGCTGTTAAAGCGCTTAGAGATAGCGGTGCCAATGTAAAAGGCATGCTTGCAATATTCTCCTATGGTTTTGATATCGCAAAAGAGAACATTGAAAACGCCAATCTTGATGTTCACACTTTAAGTAATTACGACTTTCTTATCGATACAGCGCAACGCACTAGTTATATTCAAGAATCTGAAGTTGAAATATTAAAAAGCTGGAGGAAAGATCCGGCAAATTGGAGTCCGCAATAA
- a CDS encoding NUDIX hydrolase codes for MYKVFVNDTPIILSTNKDLGGEYKTYSIKTVRLKRLIRKINKGKITHVNLYHKKEEKLLKFLRKKIKPVIAGGGKVYNTKGEILFIYRNDKWDLPKGKIEKGESIEECAIREVEEETAISGLEITSFLRTTYHIFKRKGKFKLKETYWYNMSSDFDGKLIPQEKEGIEKVKWKSPKKAEKALKNSYANIKLLFEEEEIPAPKINVES; via the coding sequence ATGTATAAAGTTTTTGTGAATGATACCCCGATAATTCTTTCTACAAATAAAGATTTAGGAGGTGAGTATAAAACCTATTCCATCAAAACCGTACGATTAAAACGTTTAATTAGAAAAATTAATAAAGGGAAAATTACTCATGTGAACCTTTATCATAAAAAGGAAGAAAAGTTACTTAAATTTCTACGGAAGAAGATAAAGCCGGTAATAGCGGGCGGTGGAAAGGTATATAATACTAAAGGAGAAATACTTTTTATTTATAGAAATGATAAGTGGGACTTGCCAAAGGGTAAGATTGAAAAAGGAGAGAGTATTGAAGAATGTGCGATAAGAGAAGTAGAAGAAGAAACTGCAATTTCAGGATTAGAAATTACTAGTTTTCTACGAACAACCTATCATATTTTTAAGCGGAAAGGAAAATTCAAGCTTAAAGAAACCTACTGGTACAACATGAGTAGTGATTTCGATGGGAAACTTATTCCGCAGGAAAAAGAAGGGATTGAAAAGGTGAAATGGAAAAGCCCAAAAAAGGCTGAAAAAGCCCTGAAAAATTCCTATGCAAATATCAAATTGTTATTTGAGGAAGAAGAAATTCCTGCTCCAAAAATTAACGTGGAATCCTAA
- a CDS encoding M14 family metallopeptidase, with product MERLLFFSLIIIVFSSCDFSKYQLEDEYDFTTRFEKSKGKETDIYPNVIQFYEDLSKVYSSVQLKAFDTTDSGEPLHLAIYNPDSQFDIDKIKEDKSVLLVLNGIHPGESDGIDATMMLFRDLAQDSIKIPENVVLATIPVYNIGGALNRNTSSRTNQNGPKAYGFRGNARNYDLNRDFAKADTKNARAFYKIYHYLEPEVFIDNHVSNGADYQYVLTHLFTQHNRLGGDIGKYLDETMMPALEDSLKKKNLDITPYVNVFNEVPEKGFSQFVDYPRYSTGYTTMWNTLGMMVETHMLKPYDKRVYGTYELMRSMIAFTDNQSEKIKQLRAAENKKYLTKRWYPIHFKPDMENPSKRKFKGYEGEMIPSEVTGGDRLKYDRKKPFTKEIEYYDNFVAEDRVDIPRAYVIPQAWWNVVELLKLNKITMKPFEKDTTLYVQRYKIENYETGESAYEGHYMHKNTEVSARMDSVSFRKGDYYVSTFQDGARYLLEMLEPAAEDSFFNWNYFDTVLQQKEHFSPYVFEDIAKELLDDNPSLKASFEEKKKEDPDFSKNWYAQLDWIHKHSKYYESAHMQYPIFRIPR from the coding sequence ATGGAAAGACTTCTTTTCTTCAGCTTAATAATTATTGTCTTTAGTTCCTGCGATTTTTCGAAATATCAGCTTGAGGACGAGTATGATTTTACCACTCGTTTTGAAAAATCTAAAGGAAAAGAAACCGATATTTATCCTAATGTAATTCAGTTTTACGAAGATCTTTCCAAAGTTTATTCTTCAGTACAATTAAAGGCGTTTGACACTACCGATAGCGGAGAACCTTTACATCTTGCTATTTATAATCCAGATTCTCAGTTTGATATTGATAAAATTAAAGAAGACAAGAGTGTCTTATTAGTGCTTAATGGCATCCATCCCGGGGAAAGTGATGGTATCGATGCGACAATGATGCTTTTTAGAGATTTGGCGCAAGATTCTATAAAAATTCCAGAGAATGTAGTGTTAGCAACCATTCCCGTCTATAATATTGGTGGAGCACTTAATAGAAATACTTCCTCAAGAACCAACCAAAATGGGCCAAAAGCTTATGGCTTTAGAGGAAATGCTCGTAACTATGATCTAAACAGAGATTTTGCTAAAGCAGATACTAAAAATGCTCGTGCTTTTTATAAAATATATCATTATTTAGAGCCTGAAGTTTTTATAGATAACCATGTAAGTAATGGTGCCGATTATCAATATGTTTTAACCCATCTTTTCACTCAGCACAATAGATTAGGCGGCGATATTGGCAAATATCTAGATGAAACCATGATGCCCGCTTTAGAAGATTCTCTAAAAAAGAAGAATCTTGATATTACACCTTACGTAAATGTTTTTAATGAAGTGCCTGAAAAAGGATTTTCTCAATTTGTAGATTATCCTCGTTATTCTACTGGATATACTACCATGTGGAATACTTTAGGAATGATGGTAGAAACCCACATGTTAAAACCTTACGATAAACGTGTTTATGGTACTTACGAATTAATGCGTTCGATGATTGCTTTTACAGATAATCAATCTGAAAAGATCAAACAATTACGTGCCGCTGAAAATAAAAAATATCTTACCAAACGTTGGTATCCCATACATTTTAAACCAGACATGGAGAATCCTAGTAAACGAAAGTTCAAAGGATATGAAGGAGAAATGATACCGAGTGAGGTTACTGGAGGTGATCGTCTAAAATATGATCGCAAAAAGCCCTTTACTAAAGAAATTGAGTATTACGATAATTTTGTTGCTGAAGACCGCGTCGATATTCCAAGAGCTTACGTGATTCCGCAGGCTTGGTGGAACGTGGTTGAACTTTTAAAGTTGAATAAAATTACAATGAAGCCTTTTGAAAAAGATACAACTTTGTATGTTCAGCGCTATAAAATTGAAAATTACGAAACAGGAGAATCGGCTTACGAGGGGCACTACATGCACAAAAACACTGAGGTTTCTGCAAGAATGGATTCTGTTTCTTTTAGAAAAGGAGATTATTATGTAAGCACGTTTCAGGATGGCGCTCGCTATTTGCTAGAAATGCTAGAACCAGCTGCTGAAGATTCGTTTTTTAACTGGAATTATTTTGATACCGTGCTTCAGCAAAAGGAACATTTTTCACCTTATGTTTTTGAAGATATTGCCAAAGAATTATTAGATGATAATCCAAGTTTAAAGGCATCGTTTGAAGAAAAGAAAAAGGAAGATCCCGACTTTTCTAAAAACTGGTATGCGCAATTAGATTGGATTCATAAACATTCTAAGTACTACGAATCGGCACACATGCAATATCCGATTTTTAGGATTCCACGTTAA
- a CDS encoding PQQ-dependent sugar dehydrogenase: protein MKKKIISVGLLTFIGFSGFAQMQENLSKKKKKELADQPSVTVETTVGSLELPSPYSSESVEKNSQIVPWPEGKMPVAPKGFTVSKFAEGLDHPRRSYVAPNRKDIFVVESDDAKKSANRITLLRDANRDGKPEERFVFAEDLNQPYGMLILDGYFYVANVDAIKRWSYKDGMTALEGKGEMVKELPAGGYNHHWTRNLIASKDGKKLVVTVGSSSNAGEHGMEKEKRRANVLMMDPDGSNEVVFAAGLRNPVGVDYNPITGELWAAVNERDKLGDNLVPDYVTSVKQGGWYGWPYSYYGDIKDPRWHKEPHNDMVEKAIIPDVPVGSHTASLGIAFYDKDKFPAHYKNGAFVGQHGSWNRSNFAGYKVIFIPFDENGKPQQPEDFLTGFIASDDGSKVYGRPVGVTTLPNGDLLVNDDNGGVVWRVSAE, encoded by the coding sequence ATGAAAAAGAAAATTATAAGTGTAGGTTTACTAACCTTTATCGGTTTTTCTGGATTTGCACAAATGCAGGAAAATTTAAGTAAGAAAAAGAAAAAAGAATTGGCAGATCAACCATCTGTAACGGTAGAGACAACTGTTGGTTCACTGGAATTGCCTTCTCCATATTCTTCGGAGTCTGTAGAAAAAAACAGCCAAATAGTGCCTTGGCCAGAAGGAAAAATGCCAGTAGCACCAAAAGGCTTTACTGTTTCTAAGTTTGCTGAAGGTCTGGATCATCCAAGAAGATCTTATGTAGCTCCAAACAGGAAAGATATTTTTGTAGTTGAAAGTGATGATGCGAAAAAGAGCGCGAATAGAATTACACTTTTAAGAGATGCTAATCGAGACGGTAAGCCGGAAGAGCGATTTGTTTTTGCGGAAGATCTTAATCAGCCCTACGGAATGCTAATCTTAGACGGTTATTTTTATGTTGCTAATGTAGATGCGATTAAAAGATGGTCTTACAAAGATGGAATGACTGCTCTTGAAGGTAAAGGAGAAATGGTAAAAGAATTGCCTGCTGGTGGTTACAATCACCATTGGACACGAAATTTAATTGCCAGTAAAGATGGTAAAAAATTAGTGGTAACTGTAGGTTCTTCAAGTAACGCAGGAGAACACGGCATGGAAAAAGAAAAAAGAAGAGCAAATGTGCTAATGATGGATCCTGATGGTTCTAACGAAGTGGTGTTTGCAGCGGGACTTAGAAATCCGGTTGGGGTAGATTATAATCCTATAACTGGGGAGCTTTGGGCAGCAGTTAACGAACGTGATAAATTAGGTGATAATCTAGTTCCAGATTACGTGACAAGCGTAAAACAAGGCGGCTGGTACGGTTGGCCATATTCCTATTATGGTGATATAAAAGATCCAAGATGGCATAAAGAACCACATAACGATATGGTTGAAAAAGCAATTATTCCAGATGTACCGGTTGGTTCTCACACCGCTTCTTTAGGGATTGCTTTTTATGATAAAGATAAATTCCCGGCACATTATAAAAATGGTGCATTTGTAGGACAACATGGTTCTTGGAATCGTTCTAATTTTGCAGGATACAAAGTGATTTTTATTCCTTTTGACGAAAACGGAAAACCACAACAACCAGAAGATTTCTTAACCGGCTTTATTGCTAGCGATGACGGAAGTAAGGTTTATGGACGCCCCGTAGGAGTTACAACTTTACCAAACGGAGATTTATTAGTAAACGATGATAATGGAGGTGTCGTTTGGAGAGTTTCTGCGGAATAA